From the Halobacterium zhouii genome, the window CCACCGCGGGCCGCGCCGTCGACGCCCGCAACCACGACGCTGTCCGCGTCCTCGATGGCGTTCATCGTCCGCTGGCCGCGTCGCGCGAACGCCGCCGCCGTCTCGCTGTCGCCGCCAGCGAGACCGCGAACCGCGTCGAGGTCCGCGCCGGCGCAAAACGCGTCGCCAACGCCGTGCACGTACACGACCGGCTGGTCGGCGTCTGTAACCGCGTCCCGGAGGTCGTCGAGTCCCGCCGGCGTGAGCGCGTTCCGGCGCTCCGGGCGGTCGAGCGCGATTACGCGGACGTCGTTCTCGTCCTCGATTCGGAGCATACCGGAGTGTGCTCGCGGTTTCCAAAGGTCTTTGCCGTTCCCGCCGAAACCTCCGCTCGATGGAGGAGGCCGAGCAGGCGCGGACCGCCGCCCGGGACGCCGTCGGCGACATCGAACCCGACGGACTCCGGGCAGTCATCGACGACCACGTCGCGTCGTCCTCGATGCTCCCGGGGGCACTCGTGATTCTCACCGCCCGCGTCGCCGCCAATAGCGCCACCTCGAGAGCCGTCTCCGAGCGCGCCGCCGGCGTCCAGTTGATCTACGAGGGACTACGCGTCACGCGGGGCCTCGTCGAGGACGAGCCGTGGGCGGACACCGACGCCGCTGACCCCGACGACGACCTCGACGTGCTCGCCGCGGACGTACTCGTCGCCCGGGGCTTCCGCACGCTCGCGCGCACGGAGGCCGCCAGCCAGGCGGTCCAGACCGTTCGCGAATTCGGGCGCGAGCAGACCGCCGATCCGGCTGACGTCAGCGGCCTCGAGTCGAACGTCTTCGAACTCGCCGCCATCGCCGGCAGCACCGCCGACGGTGGGGAGACGCCGACCGCGCTCCGGCAGTACGTCGTCGGCCTCGTTGCCGCGAGCGACGCGCCGCCGCTCCCGGACGCCAGCGAGGGGCTCCCTCGGGACGCGGAGGACGTGCTCTCCCGCGTCGCCGGCCCCACGGCCGACGACCCCGTCAGTCCGACGTCAGTCGGCGACTACTGACGCGGAACGAACACCCACGACAGTCGTTTTCGATACTCACTCCGGCGAGTGTCGACTCCCAACCGTCAGCCCAGCAGCCGGATGCACAGCGACGTCATCCAGTCGTGCTCGCCGGTGAGACGTGCGGTAGCGCCGGGGTCGTCGGCCACCGCGCCGAGCGGGCAGACGAGCCGATAGATGGGGTCGACGAACCGTGAAATCGGGAAGGTGTCGGCGCGCTCGAAGCCGTGCGCGGCGAACACCGAGGGCGGAATCGTCCCGCCCGCCGCGCAGAGGTGGTCGATCCACGAGTAGTCGGCCGTGATCCGCGAGAGCAACGCGGAGAAGGCGTCGGCCGACTCGGAACCACCATCGAGCGGAAGCACCTCGACGAGGTTAGCGGTCGACGGTGTGCCAGGGTCGTGGTCGGTGCTGACCACGACCGCGGCCACC encodes:
- a CDS encoding DUF7114 family protein; the protein is MEEAEQARTAARDAVGDIEPDGLRAVIDDHVASSSMLPGALVILTARVAANSATSRAVSERAAGVQLIYEGLRVTRGLVEDEPWADTDAADPDDDLDVLAADVLVARGFRTLARTEAASQAVQTVREFGREQTADPADVSGLESNVFELAAIAGSTADGGETPTALRQYVVGLVAASDAPPLPDASEGLPRDAEDVLSRVAGPTADDPVSPTSVGDY